GCTGGACCGCATTCGGTAACCGAAGCAGTCTGAGGCTGTTCGTCACATGGCTCCGACTCTTGCCGACGCGTTCGGCCAGTTGTTGCTGGGTCAATCCGAGCGTTTGCATCAACTGTTCGTAGGCGAGCGCCTCTTCGATCGCGTTCAAGTCGGCACGTTGAATATTCTCAATCAAGGCGAGTTCCATGACGCGGTCCGAGTCGGCCGTGACAATCAATGCCGGGATATCCGTCTTGCCGGCTAACTTCGCAGCTTGAAACCGGCGCTCGCCGGCGATGATTTCATAAAACCCACTCGCTTTACGGACGACGATTGGTTGCAACACACCATAACGTTCAATCGATTGCCTGAGCTCGTCTAGCTTTTCTGGCTCGAACTGCTTACGGGGCTGGTTCGGGTTGGGACGAATGTGTTTAATCGGTA
This sequence is a window from Exiguobacterium mexicanum. Protein-coding genes within it:
- a CDS encoding ParB/RepB/Spo0J family partition protein, translating into MERLPIKHIRPNPNQPRKQFEPEKLDELRQSIERYGVLQPIVVRKASGFYEIIAGERRFQAAKLAGKTDIPALIVTADSDRVMELALIENIQRADLNAIEEALAYEQLMQTLGLTQQQLAERVGKSRSHVTNSLRLLRLPNAVQHAVMVGELTMGHARAITGMKSVQAMEQIARRVIAEQWTVRRLERYLQKERIEKKTLKRSDADVEAVEAVLAERLQMDVSIRPRRKGGVLELKYFSQDDLEHLLTLLSPQDFDSSRD